One Deinococcus sp. LM3 genomic region harbors:
- a CDS encoding glutaredoxin domain-containing protein, protein MIKMYTTSWCPDCHATKRALTSKGLAFEEINIEQDDQAAQYVMSVNGGKRSVPTLVHGDVAASLSGFRPQKLDAFLAEAGL, encoded by the coding sequence ATGATCAAGATGTACACGACCAGCTGGTGCCCCGACTGCCACGCCACCAAACGCGCCCTGACCAGCAAGGGCCTCGCCTTCGAGGAAATCAACATCGAACAGGACGACCAGGCCGCCCAGTACGTCATGAGCGTCAACGGCGGCAAACGCAGCGTTCCCACCCTCGTCCACGGCGACGTGGCCGCCAGCCTCAGCGGCTTCCGCCCACAGAAACTCGACGCCTTCCTCGCCGAAGCCGGCCTGTAA
- a CDS encoding amylo-alpha-1,6-glucosidase produces the protein MSGSSTSGPARPAAPGPVSAYTYGPLAARDPDLEVLLTDGLGGFALGSVAGVPTRCYSGLVVSEQPPVRRRTLFVSPLETLHVAGREAKLHALEIAPGVFEGRGLELLTGAAVWDLLPEREQLFAGVRVRRRVFMPPGSGAAVFLYDVQSREPVTLRLGGLFVNRDMHHVHERVPALHFSAGGREVTVRGPEDSGGGSGDGRAEGGPVTRATLHAPGAVIDALTPQPHPQRVYYRHDAARGEPDHEVTLGSDLWEISFPAGGGRAALVVQGMTPATAGHTVTDPWAAYAQEAARRSELARRAQDTSGVRDELVATLAVAADAYLVRRERPAGVTVIAGYPWFADWGRDAMIALTGLTLLTGRHAEARDLLGTFLASLRRGLTPNNFHDDGGGAGFNTVDGALWLAVALERYVSVTGDLGFARSSLPALRELLDWHLRGTDHGIRADDRDGLLLAGEAGVQLTWMDVKIEGWVVTPRHGKPVEVQGLWLAALGAEARLSDALGERPQYVGALARARESFPAFWQGGAYADTLAADGTPDRSVRPNVALALALPDTPTTPAQVDRVIREVESQLLTPVGLHTLSPLDARYRGNYGGAQVQRDAAYHQGTVWPWPLTAFVELLLSRGEVRRARAALAGLTGHVWEAGIGHVSEVFAGDSLRPGGCPFQAWSTAELLRAHVLVSLAEARAARPAPATVPAGPLPLSTQNLT, from the coding sequence ATGAGCGGTTCCTCAACTTCCGGCCCTGCCCGTCCCGCCGCCCCCGGCCCCGTCTCGGCCTACACGTACGGTCCGCTGGCGGCCCGCGACCCGGATCTGGAGGTGCTGCTGACCGACGGGCTGGGCGGCTTTGCGCTGGGCAGCGTGGCGGGCGTGCCCACCCGCTGCTACTCGGGGCTGGTGGTCAGCGAGCAGCCGCCGGTGCGCCGCCGCACGCTGTTCGTCTCGCCGCTCGAAACCCTGCACGTCGCGGGGCGCGAGGCGAAGCTGCACGCACTGGAGATCGCGCCCGGCGTGTTCGAGGGCCGGGGCCTGGAGCTGCTGACCGGCGCGGCCGTGTGGGACCTGCTGCCCGAGCGTGAGCAGCTGTTCGCGGGCGTGCGGGTGCGGCGGCGGGTGTTCATGCCGCCCGGTTCCGGCGCGGCCGTGTTCCTGTACGACGTGCAGAGCCGCGAGCCGGTCACGCTGCGCCTGGGCGGGCTGTTCGTGAACCGCGACATGCACCACGTACACGAGCGGGTGCCGGCGCTGCACTTCAGCGCCGGGGGGCGCGAGGTGACGGTGCGCGGCCCGGAAGACAGTGGGGGCGGCAGTGGGGACGGCCGTGCAGAGGGCGGGCCGGTCACGCGGGCCACGCTGCACGCGCCGGGCGCGGTGATCGACGCCCTGACCCCGCAGCCGCACCCGCAGCGGGTGTACTACCGGCACGACGCGGCGCGCGGCGAACCGGACCACGAGGTGACGCTGGGCAGCGACCTGTGGGAGATCAGCTTCCCGGCGGGCGGGGGGCGCGCGGCGCTGGTCGTGCAGGGCATGACGCCCGCGACAGCCGGGCACACGGTCACGGACCCCTGGGCGGCGTACGCGCAGGAGGCGGCGCGCCGGAGTGAACTGGCGCGGCGGGCGCAGGACACGAGCGGCGTGCGCGACGAACTGGTCGCCACGCTGGCCGTCGCCGCCGACGCCTACCTGGTGCGGCGCGAACGGCCGGCGGGCGTGACCGTGATCGCCGGGTACCCGTGGTTCGCGGACTGGGGCCGGGACGCCATGATCGCCCTGACGGGCCTGACCCTGCTGACCGGCCGGCACGCCGAGGCGCGCGACCTGCTGGGCACGTTCCTGGCCAGCCTGCGCCGGGGCCTGACACCCAACAACTTCCATGACGACGGTGGCGGCGCCGGGTTCAACACGGTGGACGGGGCGCTGTGGCTGGCCGTGGCACTGGAACGCTACGTGAGCGTGACCGGCGACCTGGGGTTTGCGCGCTCGTCGCTGCCGGCGCTGCGGGAACTGCTGGACTGGCACCTGCGCGGCACGGATCACGGCATCCGCGCCGACGACCGCGACGGGCTGCTGCTGGCGGGCGAGGCGGGCGTGCAGCTCACCTGGATGGACGTGAAGATAGAGGGCTGGGTAGTCACGCCCCGGCACGGCAAGCCGGTCGAGGTGCAGGGACTGTGGCTGGCAGCGCTGGGCGCCGAGGCGCGGCTGTCGGACGCGCTGGGGGAACGCCCGCAGTACGTGGGTGCCCTGGCCCGCGCGCGCGAGTCCTTCCCGGCCTTCTGGCAGGGCGGCGCGTACGCCGACACGCTGGCCGCCGACGGCACCCCGGACCGCAGCGTGCGCCCGAACGTGGCGCTGGCGCTGGCGCTGCCGGACACGCCCACCACGCCCGCGCAGGTGGACCGCGTGATCCGCGAGGTCGAGTCGCAACTGCTCACGCCGGTCGGGCTGCACACGCTCTCGCCGCTGGACGCCCGTTACCGGGGCAATTACGGGGGCGCGCAGGTGCAACGCGACGCCGCGTACCACCAGGGGACCGTGTGGCCGTGGCCGCTGACGGCGTTCGTGGAGCTGCTGCTCTCGCGCGGCGAGGTGCGGCGGGCGCGCGCGGCCCTGGCAGGCCTGACCGGGCACGTCTGGGAGGCCGGGATCGGGCACGTGTCCGAGGTGTTCGCCGGGGACTCGCTGCGGCCCGGCGGCTGCCCCTTCCAGGCGTGGAGCACGGCGGAACTGCTGCGCGCGCACGTGCTGGTCTCGCTGGCCGAGGCGCGCGCGGCGCGGCCAGCCCCGGCCACCGTGCCAGCCGGGCCGCTGCCGCTGTCCACCCAAAACCTGACCTGA
- the infC gene encoding translation initiation factor IF-3, translated as MMNIAKEHKVNEQIRVRQIRLIGAEGEQVGIIDTRDAMQMAREASMDLVMVSPQAVPPVCRLLDYGRFRYEQQQNEKENRKRARAQEVKAIKFRVKIDGNDFKTKTGHVRRFLEEGHKVKVTIMFRGRERTHPELGERILVRVAETLADIGAPEGTPSMMGMDMNMIMAPKAAPAPKKERTDDAPAEGAPTTAAAAPAEAPAKADAPVAAPSEAASA; from the coding sequence GTGATGAACATAGCGAAAGAACACAAGGTCAACGAGCAGATTCGTGTGCGCCAGATCCGCCTGATCGGCGCGGAAGGCGAGCAGGTGGGCATTATTGACACTCGCGACGCCATGCAGATGGCCCGCGAGGCGAGCATGGACCTCGTGATGGTCAGCCCGCAGGCCGTGCCCCCTGTCTGCCGCCTGCTCGACTATGGCCGGTTCCGCTACGAGCAGCAGCAGAACGAGAAGGAAAACCGCAAGCGCGCCCGCGCCCAGGAAGTCAAGGCCATCAAATTCCGCGTGAAGATTGACGGCAACGACTTCAAGACCAAGACCGGGCACGTGCGCCGATTCCTCGAGGAAGGCCACAAGGTCAAGGTCACCATCATGTTCCGCGGGCGCGAACGCACCCACCCGGAACTCGGTGAGCGCATCCTGGTGCGCGTGGCCGAGACCCTGGCCGACATCGGCGCTCCCGAAGGAACCCCCAGCATGATGGGCATGGACATGAACATGATCATGGCCCCCAAGGCTGCCCCGGCTCCCAAGAAGGAACGCACGGACGACGCCCCGGCGGAAGGCGCGCCCACCACGGCCGCCGCCGCCCCGGCCGAAGCTCCCGCCAAGGCCGACGCGCCCGTCGCTGCTCCCAGCGAAGCCGCCAGCGCCTGA
- a CDS encoding NUDIX domain-containing protein codes for MNSLALPPQATQVGLAVDVAAFAMHAGELMVLLVQRGELPHARDWALPGGFVHPGEELHEAALRELRTETSVELEPRHLEQFFTFGEVNRDPRGRIVSVAHLAVLPHGTVSVSGGGHTLGAEWVSAHRPPRLAFDHQAILDRALARLQLRLEYANLALEFLPDTFTLPELQGVFEAILNRKLDKRNFRKRLLSQGTLTVSGERRSGVGRPAQLYRRAKGTRTPAL; via the coding sequence ATGAACAGCCTCGCCCTTCCCCCGCAGGCCACCCAGGTCGGCCTCGCGGTGGACGTCGCCGCCTTCGCCATGCACGCCGGAGAACTGATGGTGCTGCTGGTGCAACGCGGCGAACTGCCGCACGCCCGCGACTGGGCGCTGCCCGGCGGCTTCGTCCACCCCGGCGAGGAACTGCACGAGGCCGCCCTGCGCGAACTGCGCACCGAGACCAGCGTGGAACTCGAACCCCGCCACCTCGAACAGTTCTTCACGTTCGGGGAGGTCAACCGCGACCCGCGCGGCCGGATCGTCAGCGTCGCGCACCTCGCGGTCCTGCCGCACGGCACCGTCAGCGTCAGCGGCGGCGGGCACACCCTGGGCGCCGAGTGGGTCAGCGCGCACCGCCCGCCCCGCCTCGCCTTCGATCACCAGGCGATCCTGGACCGCGCCCTGGCCCGGTTGCAACTGCGCCTGGAGTACGCGAACCTGGCGCTGGAATTCCTGCCCGACACCTTCACCCTGCCCGAGCTTCAGGGCGTGTTCGAGGCGATCCTGAACCGCAAACTGGACAAACGCAACTTCCGCAAGCGGCTGCTGTCGCAGGGTACCCTGACCGTCAGCGGCGAGCGCCGCAGCGGCGTGGGCCGCCCCGCGCAACTGTACCGCCGCGCCAAGGGCACCCGCACGCCCGCGCTGTAA
- a CDS encoding metallophosphoesterase has product MLPTLWRGALGLLLGVTLGACAPALTGTMTVPDVQAALPALPAERLRVLVMGDQGTGTDVQRRVAAAMREVCAREGCDLGVGLGDNFYPAGPKDVNSRLFRERFADVYGPLGVPFLMVPGNHDESWLVGGDGADARGAEVQVAYSRLNAQWVMPGRSYRAPVGALAEFFAVDTAPLAAYLPGLRPAERPGGAWDAAQRAWLSGAVRGSGARWRLVLGHHPPFSNGRHGDAGRYDDLPLTFQRGGAVRDLYGAACGVADVILSGHVHALEVFAPQPGCAGTWTAVSGAAGEVGGGPVGTRPAAFAAYGQPGFLRLEITPDALTVWAYTVTEDGVVTARGAARLRKG; this is encoded by the coding sequence ATGCTGCCAACTTTGTGGAGGGGTGCGCTGGGTCTGCTGCTGGGGGTCACGCTGGGAGCGTGCGCGCCTGCTCTGACGGGCACCATGACCGTACCGGACGTGCAGGCGGCGCTCCCGGCCCTGCCCGCTGAGCGGCTGCGGGTGCTGGTGATGGGGGATCAGGGCACGGGGACGGACGTGCAGCGGCGGGTGGCGGCGGCCATGCGGGAGGTCTGCGCGCGGGAGGGCTGCGACCTGGGGGTGGGGCTGGGGGATAACTTCTACCCGGCCGGGCCGAAGGACGTGAATTCACGGTTGTTCCGGGAGCGGTTCGCGGACGTGTACGGGCCGCTGGGCGTGCCGTTCCTGATGGTGCCGGGCAATCATGACGAGTCGTGGCTGGTGGGCGGTGACGGCGCCGATGCACGTGGCGCGGAGGTTCAGGTGGCGTACTCGCGGCTGAACGCGCAGTGGGTGATGCCGGGCCGTTCGTACCGCGCACCGGTCGGGGCGCTGGCGGAGTTCTTCGCGGTGGATACGGCGCCGCTGGCCGCGTACCTGCCGGGCCTGCGCCCTGCGGAGCGGCCGGGTGGCGCGTGGGACGCTGCTCAGCGGGCGTGGCTGTCGGGTGCGGTGCGGGGCAGCGGGGCGCGCTGGCGGCTGGTGCTGGGGCATCATCCGCCCTTCAGTAACGGGCGGCACGGGGACGCCGGGCGGTATGACGACCTGCCGCTGACGTTCCAGCGGGGCGGCGCGGTGCGGGACCTGTACGGCGCGGCGTGCGGTGTGGCCGACGTGATTCTCAGCGGGCACGTGCACGCGCTGGAGGTCTTCGCGCCGCAGCCGGGTTGCGCGGGCACGTGGACGGCCGTGTCGGGCGCGGCGGGCGAGGTGGGGGGTGGTCCGGTCGGGACGCGCCCAGCGGCTTTCGCGGCGTACGGTCAGCCGGGCTTCCTGCGCCTGGAGATCACGCCGGACGCACTGACCGTCTGGGCGTACACGGTGACAGAGGACGGCGTGGTGACCGCGCGCGGGGCCGCCCGACTGCGCAAGGGGTGA
- a CDS encoding PH domain-containing protein, with protein MTLLPVHIEETPRWWPAARLLLLLPLLILPALLLLPPVLRLPVYSVQGGTLTARSLGARVVIPPGTPVQSRAITLRGKVIGSALPGYTVGLFRTPTGRAQVFSDGSQGRSALVFATRPPTVLTPADPQALLRSWQAGENGIFRPARPARPDWTLLLLLPLLPIAVLLLARPRLTYRLDGDTLTVRTAATTLRFPRHDTRAALTHTPLGARLFGTATPGYYTGTFISRAGTGGKIQAAAGAARPGQAVILTHHDREYYLTPSDPQALIDWFSTGTVPQAVPPAGS; from the coding sequence ATGACCCTGCTGCCCGTACACATCGAGGAAACGCCGCGGTGGTGGCCCGCCGCGCGCCTGCTGCTGCTCCTTCCCCTGCTGATCCTGCCAGCCCTGCTGCTGCTCCCGCCCGTGTTGAGGCTGCCGGTGTACTCGGTGCAGGGCGGCACGCTCACGGCGCGGTCGCTGGGCGCACGGGTGGTCATTCCGCCCGGCACGCCGGTTCAGTCTCGGGCCATCACACTGCGCGGCAAGGTCATCGGCAGCGCCCTGCCGGGGTACACGGTCGGCCTGTTCCGCACGCCCACCGGTCGTGCCCAGGTGTTCAGCGACGGTTCGCAGGGGCGCTCGGCGCTGGTGTTCGCCACCCGGCCGCCCACCGTCCTGACGCCCGCCGACCCGCAGGCGCTGCTGCGCTCCTGGCAGGCCGGAGAGAACGGCATCTTCCGGCCCGCCCGCCCCGCCAGACCCGACTGGACGCTGCTGCTCCTGCTCCCGCTCTTGCCCATCGCTGTTCTGCTGCTCGCCCGGCCGCGCCTGACCTACCGGCTGGACGGTGACACCCTGACCGTCCGGACTGCCGCGACCACCCTGCGGTTCCCCCGGCACGACACCCGCGCCGCCCTGACGCACACCCCCCTGGGCGCGCGGCTGTTCGGGACCGCCACGCCCGGTTACTACACTGGCACGTTCATCAGCCGCGCCGGAACCGGCGGGAAGATCCAGGCCGCAGCGGGCGCCGCACGCCCAGGGCAGGCCGTGATTCTCACCCACCACGACCGGGAGTACTACCTGACACCCAGCGACCCGCAGGCGCTGATCGACTGGTTCAGCACCGGCACGGTGCCCCAGGCTGTCCCCCCAGCCGGGAGTTGA
- the thrS gene encoding threonine--tRNA ligase → MHVVLPDGKQLELAQGATALDAARAIGERLAGDAVAATANGELVDLMTPLPDGAAITLITKKNPGDAAPLFRHSLGHVMSQAVGEYYRAKGYADDQIKRGVGPSIENGWYQDFDLPEPIKEEDLPEIEKVMRDIISRNLPFTRREITRAEGLAQFPHDPYKQELIAGLPEDEPITFYTQGDYTDLCRGPHFPSTGRLPGAFKLMSTSGAYWRGNEKNPILQRVYGVAFASQKELDEYLHALEEAKRRDHRKLGKELELFTIDPMVGKGLPLWLPNGTVLREELTAFLKEQQFKRGYQGVITPNIGNLDLYRTSGHYPYYAESQFNPIEVDDEQYMLKPMNCPHHVRIYGSKPRSYRDLPVRLAEFGTVYRYEQSGELNGLTRVRGFTQDDAHIFCRPDQLKREFLDVLDLTVLVLKTFGMTDVRFRVGTRDPESDKYVGDEANWNLAERQIIEAVEEVGLPYTIEPGDAAFYGPKLDFVVKDVLGREWQLGTIQVDYNLPERFDISYVGEDGQDHRPIMIHRAPFGSVERFTGILIEHYAGDFPLWLAPRQIMIIPIADRHNDYAWALRDELHAAGLRAEVDDSSNRMNAKVRTAELSKIPVMLVVGDKEQEGREVSVRERTPDGLKERKGVGFDDLKAELLTRYKTRS, encoded by the coding sequence ATGCACGTAGTTCTTCCCGACGGTAAACAACTGGAACTCGCTCAGGGCGCCACCGCGCTGGACGCCGCGCGCGCCATCGGTGAACGCCTTGCCGGTGACGCCGTGGCCGCCACCGCGAACGGTGAACTGGTGGACCTGATGACGCCCCTGCCCGACGGCGCGGCCATCACGCTGATCACCAAGAAGAACCCGGGCGACGCCGCCCCGCTGTTCCGGCACTCGCTGGGCCACGTCATGAGTCAGGCGGTCGGCGAGTACTACCGCGCCAAGGGGTACGCGGACGACCAGATCAAGCGCGGCGTGGGCCCCAGCATCGAGAACGGCTGGTACCAGGATTTCGACCTGCCCGAACCCATCAAGGAAGAGGACCTGCCGGAAATCGAGAAGGTCATGCGGGACATCATCAGCCGGAACCTGCCGTTCACGCGCCGCGAGATCACGCGCGCCGAGGGCCTCGCGCAGTTCCCGCACGACCCGTACAAGCAGGAACTCATCGCGGGCCTCCCCGAGGACGAACCCATCACCTTCTACACCCAGGGTGACTACACGGACCTGTGCCGTGGGCCGCACTTCCCGAGCACGGGCCGTCTGCCCGGCGCGTTCAAGCTCATGAGCACGTCCGGCGCGTACTGGCGCGGCAACGAGAAGAACCCTATCCTCCAACGCGTGTACGGCGTGGCGTTCGCCAGCCAGAAGGAACTCGACGAGTACCTGCACGCCCTGGAAGAAGCCAAGCGCCGCGACCACCGCAAACTCGGCAAGGAACTCGAACTGTTCACCATCGACCCCATGGTCGGCAAGGGCCTTCCGCTGTGGCTACCGAACGGCACGGTCCTGCGCGAGGAACTCACCGCGTTCCTCAAGGAACAGCAGTTCAAGCGCGGCTACCAGGGTGTCATCACGCCCAACATCGGGAACCTCGACCTGTACCGCACCAGCGGCCACTACCCGTACTATGCCGAGTCGCAGTTCAACCCCATCGAGGTCGATGACGAGCAGTACATGCTCAAACCCATGAACTGCCCGCACCACGTGCGCATCTACGGCAGCAAACCCCGCTCCTACCGCGACCTGCCGGTCCGACTGGCGGAATTCGGCACGGTGTACCGTTACGAGCAGAGCGGCGAACTGAACGGCCTGACCCGCGTGCGCGGATTCACGCAGGACGACGCGCACATCTTCTGCCGCCCGGATCAGCTGAAAAGGGAATTCCTGGACGTCCTCGACCTGACGGTGCTGGTCCTCAAGACCTTCGGCATGACCGACGTGCGCTTCCGCGTCGGCACCCGCGACCCAGAAAGCGACAAGTACGTCGGCGACGAGGCCAACTGGAACCTCGCCGAGAGGCAGATCATCGAGGCCGTCGAGGAAGTCGGCCTGCCGTACACCATCGAACCCGGCGACGCCGCCTTCTACGGCCCCAAACTCGACTTCGTCGTCAAGGACGTCCTGGGCCGCGAATGGCAGCTCGGCACCATCCAGGTCGACTACAACCTCCCTGAACGCTTCGACATCAGCTACGTCGGCGAGGACGGCCAGGACCACCGCCCCATCATGATCCACCGCGCCCCGTTCGGCAGCGTCGAACGCTTCACCGGCATCCTCATCGAACACTACGCCGGGGACTTCCCGCTGTGGCTCGCGCCCCGCCAGATCATGATCATCCCCATCGCCGACCGCCACAACGACTACGCCTGGGCGCTGCGGGACGAACTGCACGCCGCCGGCCTGCGCGCCGAAGTCGACGACTCCTCAAACCGCATGAACGCCAAGGTCCGCACCGCCGAACTCAGCAAGATCCCCGTCATGCTCGTCGTGGGCGACAAGGAACAGGAAGGCCGCGAAGTCAGCGTCCGCGAACGCACCCCAGACGGCCTCAAGGAACGCAAGGGCGTGGGCTTCGACGACCTGAAAGCCGAACTGCTCACGCGCTACAAGACCCGCAGCTGA
- a CDS encoding DUF805 domain-containing protein — MNDYINAIRNNYVNFQGRARRREYWMYTLINSIITFVLAIPISGVLMGLAMQTDAGMDPSAALTGSTLIFAAIYALYALATFIPSLAIAVRRLHDTGKSGWWYLLNLVPFGSLVILVFMVLDSEGGSNKWGPNPKGVTDGAPVPAQNW, encoded by the coding sequence ATGAACGACTACATCAACGCCATCCGCAACAACTACGTCAACTTCCAGGGCCGCGCCCGCCGCCGCGAATACTGGATGTACACCCTGATCAACAGCATCATCACGTTCGTGCTGGCCATCCCGATCTCCGGTGTCCTGATGGGCCTGGCCATGCAGACCGACGCGGGCATGGACCCCAGCGCCGCCCTGACCGGCAGCACCCTGATCTTCGCCGCGATCTACGCGCTCTACGCACTCGCCACCTTCATTCCCAGCCTCGCCATCGCCGTGCGCCGCCTGCACGACACCGGCAAGAGCGGCTGGTGGTACCTGCTGAACCTCGTGCCCTTCGGCAGCCTCGTAATCCTCGTCTTCATGGTCCTCGACAGCGAAGGCGGCAGCAACAAATGGGGCCCCAACCCCAAAGGCGTGACCGACGGCGCCCCTGTCCCCGCGCAGAACTGGTAA
- a CDS encoding YbaB/EbfC family nucleoid-associated protein, whose protein sequence is MDMKKLMKQMQQAQAAAAKIQDDLAAKSVEGSASGLVTVTMNGHGKVTALKIKPEALDPDDVEALEDLILVALQDAGAKADALQQDATRGLGIPGF, encoded by the coding sequence ATGGACATGAAGAAGCTGATGAAGCAGATGCAGCAGGCGCAGGCCGCCGCCGCGAAGATCCAGGACGACCTGGCCGCCAAGAGCGTGGAAGGCAGCGCCAGCGGACTGGTCACCGTCACCATGAACGGCCACGGGAAGGTCACGGCCCTGAAGATCAAGCCCGAGGCGCTGGACCCCGACGACGTGGAAGCCCTGGAAGACCTGATTCTGGTGGCCCTGCAGGACGCGGGCGCCAAGGCCGACGCCCTGCAACAGGACGCCACGCGCGGCCTGGGCATCCCCGGATTCTGA
- a CDS encoding DUF805 domain-containing protein, which produces MKDSLHVNEVVEAVTKKYAQFTGRARRREYWMFTLIYGATNIILTALDNSLGLSTGNTLNDVGVFSGLFALAMLIPHLAVSVRRLHDTERSGWWMLLGLIPFLGWIFLIAFMATDGEAGRNKWGPDPKGVTDGTPVPAQNSVQNW; this is translated from the coding sequence ATGAAAGATTCTTTGCACGTGAATGAAGTCGTCGAAGCCGTCACCAAGAAGTACGCGCAGTTTACCGGCCGCGCCCGCCGTCGCGAATACTGGATGTTCACGCTCATCTACGGCGCGACCAATATCATCCTCACCGCGCTGGATAACTCACTTGGACTCAGTACCGGTAACACCCTGAATGATGTCGGTGTGTTCTCGGGGCTGTTCGCACTGGCGATGCTGATCCCTCATCTGGCCGTCAGCGTCCGCCGCCTGCACGACACGGAGCGCTCCGGCTGGTGGATGCTGCTTGGCCTGATCCCGTTTCTCGGCTGGATTTTCCTGATTGCCTTCATGGCGACGGACGGGGAAGCTGGCCGCAACAAGTGGGGACCCGACCCCAAAGGCGTGACCGACGGCACTCCTGTCCCCGCGCAGAACTCCGTGCAGAACTGGTAA
- a CDS encoding permease prefix domain 1-containing protein yields MSPEQQYVRNATRGLRGKERQETQTELLDHITERSRQLTLTGLSPEQARTQAMQELGPAPTVARSLRAGKHVHPALSAAALLALATLLLWPVPELLYARTDPFNSTTTQPIRELRAAGYLTVREANSQLKPYGIQLRHHGESWELRNAALPTASIGSSENSWNCKRPMTSMAADQPRYLLSGMPTVAYVNPSALLVCMSEAGWPLELDGQQVKLQGKAFPDAWTREIAAMFYVPQLTRSLSKLPRHLWSSPTAPTPQNEPSVIAYSSASSEITWSARHVETTARNVGLLVRFQLNGTSWSDKRKYSAPMFFSFTLPVSDQGTVNLPVRIPHAMRVVDLTLKSNMNDWLRADTSSFPAILVALPDRTDASIDLTPLTFNR; encoded by the coding sequence ATGAGCCCCGAACAGCAGTACGTCCGCAACGCCACCCGCGGCCTGCGTGGCAAGGAGCGCCAGGAGACCCAGACCGAACTGCTCGACCACATCACCGAACGCAGCCGGCAACTCACCCTGACCGGCCTGAGTCCCGAACAGGCCCGCACCCAGGCCATGCAGGAACTCGGCCCCGCCCCCACCGTCGCCCGCAGCCTGCGTGCCGGAAAACACGTCCACCCCGCCCTGAGTGCCGCCGCACTCCTCGCACTCGCCACCCTGCTGCTGTGGCCCGTGCCGGAATTGCTGTATGCACGGACTGATCCATTCAACAGTACGACCACTCAACCCATCCGCGAACTCCGTGCAGCGGGTTACCTGACCGTCCGGGAGGCGAACTCTCAGCTGAAGCCATACGGCATTCAACTCCGGCACCACGGCGAGTCGTGGGAATTACGGAATGCAGCACTCCCAACCGCAAGCATCGGCTCATCAGAAAACTCTTGGAACTGCAAGAGACCCATGACGTCCATGGCCGCCGATCAACCCCGCTACCTGCTTTCTGGCATGCCGACCGTCGCCTACGTCAATCCTTCCGCCCTGCTGGTCTGCATGAGCGAGGCAGGGTGGCCACTTGAATTGGACGGACAACAGGTGAAACTGCAAGGAAAAGCTTTCCCTGACGCATGGACCAGAGAGATCGCCGCCATGTTCTACGTGCCGCAACTCACCCGTAGCCTCAGCAAATTGCCCCGCCACCTCTGGTCTAGCCCGACTGCGCCCACGCCACAGAATGAGCCCAGCGTGATTGCGTATTCGAGCGCTTCATCAGAGATTACATGGAGCGCACGCCACGTCGAGACGACTGCGCGGAATGTGGGATTACTCGTCCGGTTCCAGCTCAACGGAACCTCTTGGTCGGACAAACGGAAGTATTCGGCACCCATGTTCTTCTCGTTCACGTTGCCAGTCAGCGATCAGGGGACGGTTAACCTTCCTGTCCGCATACCGCACGCTATGAGGGTCGTTGACCTGACCCTCAAGTCGAACATGAACGACTGGCTCAGGGCAGATACCAGTAGCTTCCCGGCCATCCTCGTGGCGCTGCCCGACCGAACGGATGCATCCATTGACCTGACCCCGTTGACGTTCAATCGCTGA
- the recR gene encoding recombination mediator RecR — translation MKYPPSLVALIRELSRLPGIGPKSAQRLAFHLFEQPREDIERLSRALLEAKRDLHTCPVCFNITDADRCDVCSDPTRDQDLICVVEEPGDVIAIERSGEYRGLYHVLHGVLSPMNGVGPDKLHIRPLLPRVQAGQEVILATGTTVEGDATALYLQRLLEPLGAVVSRIAYGLPVGGALEYADEVTLGRALAGRTRVTKPG, via the coding sequence TTGAAGTACCCTCCATCGCTGGTGGCGCTGATCCGCGAACTGTCGCGCCTGCCGGGCATCGGCCCGAAAAGCGCACAGCGGCTCGCGTTCCACCTGTTCGAGCAGCCGCGCGAGGACATCGAGCGGCTCTCGCGGGCGCTGCTGGAAGCCAAGCGGGACCTGCACACCTGCCCCGTGTGCTTCAACATCACGGACGCCGACCGCTGCGACGTGTGCAGCGATCCCACCCGCGACCAGGACCTGATCTGCGTGGTCGAGGAACCCGGTGACGTGATCGCCATCGAACGCAGCGGCGAGTACCGTGGCCTGTACCACGTGCTGCACGGCGTGCTGAGCCCCATGAACGGCGTCGGCCCGGACAAACTGCACATCCGGCCGCTGCTGCCGCGCGTGCAGGCAGGCCAGGAGGTCATCCTGGCGACCGGCACGACCGTCGAGGGCGACGCGACCGCGCTGTACCTCCAGCGCCTGCTCGAACCCCTGGGCGCCGTCGTGAGCCGCATCGCCTACGGCCTGCCGGTGGGCGGCGCACTCGAATACGCCGACGAGGTCACGCTGGGCCGCGCCCTGGCGGGCCGCACCCGCGTCACCAAACCCGGCTGA